The Helianthus annuus cultivar XRQ/B chromosome 16, HanXRQr2.0-SUNRISE, whole genome shotgun sequence genome includes a window with the following:
- the LOC118488087 gene encoding uncharacterized protein LOC118488087: MTAQVRPEDLNEVYNNIFGLNEPKQPFSPAPDRTEIPQQNFGPGQFSYGVGSNDELIEKFKLLMDENNHKLSLMMDENNHKLTAMLSSAGLHGVRPVPASTPFSMPEVNFSDKGVADQFEVYDNSYRVPSFNLMQEDINADPELVNLRRSERLVKPSSCVLSPFVVFKHLKKGQTRKRKTDDQKIAEIRSWYPSSGDVQLRLTTGGFVGPSFWSALLGDDNEGWLSDDHIFGWMIHLYESRDRNARWSILPPYFQMYFCGTTLPEQTYKGYYTGVVEPFPAITTVDEVLSNLILILFT, from the exons ATGACAGCTCAAGTACGGCCTGAAGATTTAAATGAGGTGTATAATAATATTTTCGGTTTAAATGAGCCGAAACAACCGTTTTCCCCGGCACCAGACCGAACAGAAATTCCACAACAAAATTTTGGTCCCGGTCAATTTTCTTATGGGGTTGGTTCTAATGACGAACTTATTGAAAAATTTAAGTTGCTGATGGATGAAAACAACCACAAGTTAAGTTTGATGATGGATGAAAACAACCACAAGTTAACTGCCATGTTAAGTTCTGCGGGTTTACATGGTGTTCGGCCGGTTCCTGCTAGTACTCCATTTTCCATGCCAGAAGTTAACTTTAGTGATAAG GGTGTAGCCGACCAGTTTGAAGTGTACGATAATAGTTATCGTGTGCCGAGCTTCAACTTAATGCAAGAAGATATT AATGCTGATCCGGAGTTGGTCAATTTGAGGCGATCTGAACGGCTTGTCAAGCCCTCATCCTGTGTGCTATCACCATTTGTTGTTTTTAAACATTTGAAAAAAGGGCAAACAAGGAAGCGAAAAACAGATGATCAAAAGATCGCTGAAATTAGGAGTTGGTATCCTAGTAGTGGCGATGTCCAGCTCCGATTAACGACGGGTGGATTCGTAGGTCCGTCATTCTGGTCAGCACTGCTAGGTGACGATAACGAGGGGTGGTTGAGCGATGAT CATATCTTTGGTTGGATGATCCACTTGTATGAATCGAGAGATCGTAATGCCCGTTGGAGTATTTTACCACCATATTTCCAAATGTATTTTTGTGGAACGACTCTCCCTGAACAAACATACAAGGGTTATTACACCGGGGTCGTGGAACCTTTTCCAGCAATTACTACAGTTGATGAGGTTCTTtctaatttaattttaattttatttacataG